From a single Apium graveolens cultivar Ventura chromosome 2, ASM990537v1, whole genome shotgun sequence genomic region:
- the LOC141702228 gene encoding uncharacterized protein LOC141702228 translates to MLSKPLDGESLILYLAVSEYSISAVLVREEDVQQSPVYYVRKRLHDAEILYTSMEKLVYTLILASRKLRPYFQAHRIEVRTIYPLRKVFHKPELSGRMLKWAVELGQFHLEYMPRTIIKGQALANFLLEFDSEADDKALEVSHPSHTEEVLEEFPYP, encoded by the coding sequence ATGTTGTCAAAACCATTGGATGGGGAGTCTCTGATCCTATACCTTGCAGTTTCTGAGTATTCAATCAGCGCAGTGCTAGTGAGAGAAGAGGATGTGCAACAGTCACCAGTGTATTATGTGAGAAAGCGATTGCACGATGCTGAAATTCTCTATACAAGTATGGAGAAGCTGGTTTATACCTTAATCCTTGCATCAAGGAAGTTGCGCCCATATTTCCAAGCCCATAGAATTGAAGTTCGTACAATATATCCTCTGCGGAAAGTCTTTCACAAGCCAGAATTATCGGGGAGAATGTTGAAATGGgctgtggagttgggacagtttCATTTGGAGTATATGCCTCGCACAATAATCAAAGGTCAGGCTCTAGCTAATTTCTTATTAGAATTTGATTCTGAGGCTGATGATAAGGCTTTGGAGGTGTCGCATCCATCTCATACTGAGGAGGTTTTAGAGGAGTTTCCATACCCCTGA
- the LOC141702243 gene encoding uncharacterized protein LOC141702243: MIGCGTASTSVPLREEGLEITVEATKGMDEEGWDTNMQGRHIMGDEMEHPQLMKHLSSFRWLLTVLQAESFKAIEQSLAEIKQNDNTHNSKGQTKRRDRSASPDYRRNARSPNRVNVVNVRREWSPPSNYEKRVSNDTPLTTSIDHIFEVNKDRGIFKKPDRLTSWQSRDKKKYYEYHESTDHDTHECRHLKDEIEELIKAGYLGEWINKEEDVEKPTEVKFPRAGSIRAIFGGHPFVGDSNRALERNTREARHPPLTNIHSLEDRPPKIFKGESADITFRKRDSRWVHHPHNDVLVITMLIGVMNVHRVFLDNGSSANILYCSTYKKLGFLNSDMNFEDAHVYGFTGEVVRVMGSVRLLVTLGEGALSVTQMIDFKVLDQDSAHNVLVGRP, encoded by the exons ATGATAGGGTGCGGCACCGcgagcacgagcgtgcccctccgcgaggaaggTTTGGAAATTACGGTCGAGGCTACCAAAGGAATGGACGAGGAAGGATGGGATACCAATATGCAAGGGCGCCATATAATGGGAGACGAGATGGAGCACCCTCAACTGATGAAGCACCTGTCGTCGTTTCGATGGCTTCTCACAGTGTTACAG GCAGAATCCTTTAAAGCAATTGAGCAATCGCTTGCCGAGATAAAGCAGAATGATAATACCCATAACTCCAAGGGGCAAACTAAGAGGAGAGACAGATCCGCGAGTCCAGATTATCGGCGAAATGCCCGAAGCCCTAATAGGGTGAATGTCGTGAACGTGCGGAGAGAGTGGAGTCCGCCGTCGAACTATGAAAAAAGGGTGAGCAATGACACTCCGCTGACAACATCCATTGATCACATCTTTGAGGTAAATAAGGACAGAGGAATCTTCAAGAAACCAGACCGTTTGACTTCATGGCAGAGTAGAGACAAGAAAAAATATTACGAATACCATGAGTCTACCGACCACGACACCCACGAGTGTCGTcacctaaaagatgaaattgaagaattgatcaaggctgGATATCTGGGAGAGTGGATTAACAAG GAAGAGGATGTTGAAAAGCCAACAGAGGTTAAGTTCCCAAGGGCTGGAAGTATTCGGGCAATCTTTGGAGGACACCCATTTGTTGGTGATAGTAATCGGGCGTTGGAGAGAAATACTAGAGAGGCACGACACCCACCACTCACCAATATTCATAGCTTGGAAGATAGACCCCCAAAAATATTCAAAGGGGAATCTGCTGATATTACGTTCAGAAAAAGAGATTCAAGATGGGTACATCATCCCCATAATGATGTGCTTGTAATAACTATGCTTATTGGGGTAATGAACGTGCATCGAGTCTTCTTGGACAACGGGAGCTCTGCGAACATCCTGTATTGCAGCACGTACAAGAAATTGGGTTTCCTGAATAGTGACATGAATTTTGAAGATGCACACGTCTACGGTTTTACTGGAGAGGTAGTAAGAGTTATGGGTTCGGTTAGGCTTCTTGTCACGCTTGGGGAAGGAGCTCTGTCTGTTACTCAAATGATAGACTTCAAAGTGCTAGATCAGGACTCCGCGCACAACGTGTTGGTGGGCAGGCCTTGA